A genomic stretch from Bacillus sp. N1-1 includes:
- the speD gene encoding adenosylmethionine decarboxylase produces the protein METLGHHIIAEMWNCNKEKLNDLVYIEETFASAALEAGAEIRDVVFHPFEPQGISGAVIIAESHLTIHSFPEHGYASVDVYTCGDKIDPSEAANAIARSLEAKTIHTVKIPRGAGEITVKEIEKSGVESQ, from the coding sequence ATCGAAACACTTGGTCATCATATTATCGCCGAAATGTGGAATTGTAACAAAGAAAAACTAAACGATTTAGTCTATATAGAAGAAACATTCGCTAGTGCGGCTCTTGAAGCTGGAGCAGAAATAAGAGATGTCGTTTTTCATCCATTTGAACCTCAAGGTATAAGTGGGGCGGTTATTATCGCTGAATCCCATCTAACCATCCACAGTTTCCCTGAACACGGCTATGCTTCTGTTGATGTCTATACATGCGGAGATAAAATTGATCCTTCCGAAGCAGCGAATGCGATCGCAAGGTCATTAGAAGCAAAAACCATTCACACAGTGAAAATCCCACGTGGCGCAGGAGAAATTACCGTAAAAGAAATCGAAAAAAGTGGTGTGGAATCACAATAA
- a CDS encoding M20/M25/M40 family metallo-hydrolase has protein sequence MLRMNQEFLFELLSTASPSGAEMEIQHKWMDYVKEFADEMKTDNAGNAIGVLNPNAEFKVLLAGHCDEIGFMVKKIDQDGFIRVEKLGGISHKPAIGMKVTILGTHGKLTGVFGVNAEHHGGAKEFNFEDLYIDCGATSKEEIEKYVQIGDLAVYKREVEHLLNDRISGRGLDNRTGSFIVAEVLRKLAKRNPKVGVYAVSTVNEETNMGGAYFAGAGIQPTMAIACDVTFSSDYPGIDARKHTEVNLGDGPVLAKGAPINIKINQLLEKAAKKLDLKLQYELTPRMTGTDADKLRLTGYGVPISLVSLPLRYMHAPVETVSLKDIQEEIDLLVEMIAELTGEESVNPLSK, from the coding sequence GTGCTTCGTATGAATCAGGAATTTTTATTTGAATTGTTATCAACTGCTTCACCATCAGGAGCTGAAATGGAGATTCAGCATAAATGGATGGACTATGTGAAGGAATTTGCTGACGAAATGAAAACAGACAATGCAGGAAATGCCATTGGCGTTCTTAATCCTAATGCAGAATTTAAAGTTCTTCTTGCTGGCCACTGTGATGAAATTGGATTTATGGTAAAGAAAATTGATCAAGACGGCTTCATTCGTGTGGAAAAGTTAGGTGGTATTAGTCATAAACCTGCTATCGGCATGAAAGTAACGATTCTTGGTACGCATGGAAAATTAACAGGGGTATTTGGCGTGAATGCTGAACATCATGGTGGAGCAAAAGAATTCAATTTCGAAGATCTTTACATAGACTGTGGTGCAACTTCAAAAGAAGAGATCGAAAAGTATGTTCAAATAGGGGATCTAGCTGTCTATAAACGAGAAGTTGAGCACTTATTGAATGACAGAATTAGTGGTAGAGGTCTAGATAATCGCACGGGCTCGTTTATTGTCGCAGAAGTTCTACGAAAACTCGCTAAGCGAAATCCTAAAGTAGGTGTATATGCAGTTAGTACAGTGAACGAAGAAACAAATATGGGTGGAGCATACTTTGCTGGTGCAGGAATCCAGCCAACGATGGCCATTGCCTGTGATGTGACATTTTCTTCTGATTATCCTGGGATTGATGCAAGAAAACACACGGAGGTTAATCTCGGGGACGGCCCTGTTCTTGCGAAAGGTGCTCCAATTAATATTAAAATCAATCAGCTGCTCGAAAAAGCTGCAAAAAAGCTTGATCTTAAACTTCAGTATGAATTAACACCAAGAATGACAGGAACCGATGCTGATAAGCTCCGCTTAACAGGATACGGAGTGCCGATCTCGCTCGTATCTTTGCCGCTTCGCTATATGCATGCGCCAGTTGAAACGGTAAGTCTAAAAGACATACAGGAAGAAATTGATTTGTTAGTTGAAATGATTGCAGAATTAACTGGTGAAGAAAGTGTAAATCCATTAAGCAAATAA
- a CDS encoding aldehyde dehydrogenase: protein MEHISDKVSLQKEYFYTGETKSYSFRKKQLETLRDVIKEYEPEILQALKDDLHKSEWEAYTTEIGFLLEEIKFTLKHLKEWMTPEKVKSPVTHFGSKSVIHREPFGVTLIIAPWNYPFQLQLAPLIGAIASGNCAVLKPSELTPTVSTLISKMIREVFPEKYIVVIEGGVETSKELLKQPFDHIFFTGSVAVGKIVMEAAAKQLIPVTLELGGKSPAIVDKDANLALAAKRIMWGKFTNAGQTCIAPDYLYVHSDVKMELIEQMNNVLIEFYGEDPISDEIYGHIVSDRHFDRLKSFLADGDVLIGGQHKASDRVIAPTIMDNVSWEDPVMQEEIFGPILPVLEFTELETVIDEVRRRPKPLALYFFSESEQKQEEITSSISFGGGCMNDTFMHIVSPYLPFGGVGSSGTGSYHGKASFEAFSHEKSIVKQTTKFDFAFRYPSAKNGLKIIKKIMG, encoded by the coding sequence ATGGAGCATATTTCTGATAAAGTAAGCCTGCAAAAAGAATATTTTTATACAGGGGAAACAAAATCCTATTCGTTTAGAAAAAAACAGCTTGAAACGTTAAGAGACGTAATTAAAGAGTATGAACCTGAGATCTTACAAGCGCTTAAAGATGATTTGCATAAATCAGAGTGGGAAGCTTATACAACTGAAATTGGTTTCCTTCTAGAAGAAATTAAGTTCACACTTAAGCATTTAAAAGAGTGGATGACACCGGAGAAAGTAAAGTCACCCGTTACTCACTTTGGCTCTAAAAGCGTCATTCACCGTGAGCCGTTCGGGGTAACGTTAATCATAGCGCCGTGGAACTATCCATTTCAACTTCAGTTAGCTCCACTTATTGGAGCAATCGCATCGGGAAACTGTGCCGTTTTAAAACCATCAGAATTAACACCTACTGTCTCAACTCTTATTAGTAAAATGATTCGAGAAGTTTTTCCTGAAAAGTACATTGTGGTTATTGAAGGTGGCGTTGAAACGAGTAAAGAACTTTTGAAACAACCGTTTGATCACATCTTTTTCACAGGAAGTGTTGCTGTAGGAAAGATTGTGATGGAGGCGGCTGCAAAGCAACTTATCCCTGTTACGCTTGAATTGGGAGGGAAGAGTCCGGCGATTGTTGACAAAGACGCCAATTTAGCTCTTGCTGCAAAACGAATCATGTGGGGGAAATTCACGAACGCTGGTCAAACTTGTATCGCACCTGACTATTTGTATGTCCATAGTGACGTGAAAATGGAATTGATCGAACAAATGAACAATGTGCTGATTGAATTCTACGGAGAAGATCCAATATCAGATGAAATATACGGTCATATTGTAAGTGATCGTCACTTTGACCGGTTAAAAAGTTTTTTAGCCGATGGAGACGTATTAATTGGTGGACAGCATAAAGCAAGTGATCGGGTTATTGCTCCAACGATTATGGACAACGTTTCATGGGAAGATCCAGTTATGCAAGAAGAGATTTTTGGTCCTATTTTACCTGTGCTTGAATTTACAGAACTTGAAACGGTTATTGACGAAGTACGTCGCCGTCCAAAACCGCTCGCACTTTACTTTTTCTCTGAATCCGAACAAAAACAAGAAGAAATAACATCATCTATTTCATTTGGTGGAGGGTGTATGAACGACACATTTATGCATATCGTCTCTCCTTATTTACCTTTTGGTGGCGTTGGGTCTAGTGGTACGGGGAGTTACCATGGGAAAGCAAGCTTTGAAGCTTTCTCACATGAGAAGAGCATTGTGAAACAAACCACGAAGTTTGATTTCGCCTTCCGATACCCATCAGCCAAAAACGGGCTGAAAATCATCAAGAAGATCATGGGGTGA
- a CDS encoding prenyltransferase/squalene oxidase repeat-containing protein, translating to MVEKKVDEKIDDLISKALRHQHGTGAFHFCFENSLLTDAMMIVLIRMLKLPEKSLLDALVKRLLFKQSKEGYWKLYEDDRGNLSATVLAYHSLLYSGTMTCKHSEMKKAEHYIKKWGGIEKVDSMTSIFLALNGHLNWPHLFHIPMLFLLIPKASPVSFYDLSSYARAHFAPILLCQDLRYSIKTKWTPDLTHLIMEDRSMKEDIKQAWTAISQFPSNQLYKARKRAEQYMLQRIEADGTLLNYASATFFMIYAMLALGYEKHAPSILRAFNGLKGMLCDSNSHLQNSPSTIWDTALLSYTLQEAGIVAVRSTRAANHYLVRHQQTKYGDWAITREGIAPAGWGFSEGNTTHPDVDATTVALRALKDMKNESSRWHDGVSWLLAMQNHDGGWPAFEPDRQAFLLKELPIDGARSSFPDDSSADLTGRTVEFLCNYAELNRNHPSIRKGTNWLIRNQESDGSWRGRWGICYIYGTWAALTALKAAGYPSDFTPVRKGIQFLKKIQRDDGGWGESCQSDIQQKFVPLHFSTPSQTAWAVDALSVCKETGESLNRGVDYLLKKSFDMEERTYPTGAGLPGGFYIRYHSYEVIWPLLALSHYKKL from the coding sequence ATGGTAGAAAAGAAAGTGGATGAAAAAATAGATGACCTAATAAGTAAGGCATTAAGGCATCAACATGGGACTGGTGCCTTTCACTTTTGTTTTGAGAATAGTTTATTAACTGATGCGATGATGATTGTATTGATACGCATGCTTAAGCTTCCGGAGAAATCGCTGCTTGATGCTCTTGTGAAACGACTTCTATTTAAACAATCTAAAGAAGGATACTGGAAATTATATGAAGATGATCGAGGGAATCTTTCCGCTACCGTTCTGGCTTACCATAGTCTTCTGTATTCAGGAACGATGACTTGTAAACATAGCGAGATGAAAAAAGCAGAGCACTATATTAAAAAATGGGGTGGGATCGAAAAGGTTGATTCGATGACGTCCATTTTTCTCGCTTTAAACGGTCATCTAAATTGGCCTCACTTATTCCACATTCCGATGCTTTTTCTACTTATCCCGAAGGCATCACCAGTTTCTTTCTATGATTTAAGTTCTTATGCAAGAGCGCATTTCGCGCCAATCCTTCTGTGCCAGGACCTTCGTTATTCCATTAAAACAAAATGGACGCCAGATCTCACTCATTTAATTATGGAAGATCGATCCATGAAAGAAGATATTAAACAAGCATGGACTGCTATAAGTCAATTTCCATCAAACCAGCTATATAAAGCAAGAAAGAGAGCGGAACAATATATGCTTCAAAGAATAGAAGCAGATGGGACATTACTGAACTATGCATCGGCTACTTTTTTTATGATCTATGCGATGTTGGCTCTTGGATATGAAAAACACGCTCCTTCTATTTTACGTGCCTTTAATGGACTGAAAGGAATGCTCTGTGATTCTAATTCCCATCTTCAAAATTCACCTTCAACAATCTGGGATACTGCCCTTCTGTCCTATACGTTACAAGAAGCTGGTATAGTGGCAGTACGATCAACTAGAGCGGCTAACCATTATTTAGTTAGACATCAGCAGACAAAGTATGGGGATTGGGCGATTACAAGAGAGGGTATTGCCCCTGCTGGATGGGGGTTTTCTGAGGGGAATACAACTCATCCAGATGTAGACGCTACAACCGTTGCGTTAAGAGCGTTGAAGGATATGAAAAATGAGTCAAGTCGTTGGCATGACGGAGTCAGTTGGCTTCTAGCCATGCAAAATCATGATGGAGGTTGGCCAGCTTTCGAACCGGATCGTCAGGCTTTTCTATTAAAAGAATTACCCATTGACGGGGCAAGGTCATCTTTTCCTGATGATTCATCGGCGGATTTAACTGGTAGAACCGTTGAGTTTTTATGTAACTATGCTGAACTAAACCGTAATCATCCTTCCATTAGAAAGGGAACAAACTGGTTGATTCGGAATCAAGAGAGCGATGGTTCTTGGAGAGGGAGATGGGGGATTTGTTACATTTATGGTACATGGGCAGCGCTAACGGCTTTAAAGGCAGCTGGCTATCCATCTGATTTTACTCCTGTTCGAAAAGGGATACAGTTTCTTAAGAAAATACAGAGAGATGATGGGGGATGGGGAGAGTCGTGTCAAAGTGATATTCAACAGAAATTCGTCCCTTTACACTTTAGCACGCCATCACAAACAGCATGGGCCGTTGATGCTTTATCCGTTTGTAAAGAAACAGGTGAATCATTAAATAGAGGTGTGGATTACCTTCTCAAAAAATCATTTGATATGGAAGAACGCACGTATCCAACAGGGGCGGGGTTACCAGGAGGGTTTTATATAAGATATCATAGTTATGAAGTGATATGGCCACTACTTGCGCTTTCTCATTATAAAAAGTTATAA
- a CDS encoding aminoimidazole riboside kinase, giving the protein MSKGVISLGEALIDFIPLDKDNLTYQKSPGGAPANVAVGLARLGVNSTFLGKVGDDVLGRFLQETLKNYGVDVSTMILTESARTGVVFVTNAENGERSFDFYINPSADRFLSEEEISEQLFERHRILHFGSISMISEPSRTATKKAVEKAKENGLLISYDPNLRLGLWESEDRARETIVSMLSEADILKLSEEELTFITGEETVQAGIKKLAHYRIPVIFITMGGEGSLVFTPNYSLRVPAMKVKAVDTTGAGDAFVSGILHGFNEYVGSLTELSREELERMTQFASVSGALAAATKGAMTALPTKEEVEEILLKESK; this is encoded by the coding sequence ATGAGTAAAGGTGTCATTAGTTTAGGGGAAGCATTAATTGATTTTATACCTCTTGACAAGGACAATTTAACGTATCAAAAAAGCCCTGGTGGAGCTCCAGCAAATGTAGCAGTTGGGCTTGCGCGTCTAGGCGTAAATTCCACTTTTCTTGGAAAAGTAGGCGATGATGTGCTTGGACGTTTTCTTCAAGAAACGTTAAAGAATTATGGTGTAGATGTTTCAACGATGATTCTAACTGAATCTGCCCGCACAGGCGTTGTATTTGTGACGAATGCTGAAAATGGTGAACGTAGCTTTGACTTTTACATAAATCCAAGTGCAGATCGTTTCTTAAGTGAAGAAGAAATAAGCGAACAGTTATTTGAGCGTCATCGGATTCTCCACTTCGGATCGATTTCCATGATTAGTGAACCTTCTAGAACAGCTACTAAGAAAGCTGTTGAAAAGGCAAAAGAAAATGGATTGCTCATTTCCTATGATCCGAACTTACGACTTGGTCTATGGGAGAGTGAGGATCGAGCAAGAGAAACGATTGTTTCCATGCTATCTGAGGCAGACATTCTAAAACTTTCTGAAGAAGAACTGACCTTCATTACTGGTGAAGAAACGGTGCAAGCTGGAATTAAAAAATTAGCTCATTATCGTATTCCAGTTATTTTCATTACGATGGGTGGAGAAGGTAGTCTTGTTTTTACTCCTAACTATTCACTCAGAGTTCCTGCTATGAAAGTAAAAGCGGTTGATACGACAGGTGCGGGCGATGCATTTGTATCAGGCATTCTTCATGGTTTTAACGAATATGTTGGCTCTCTTACTGAACTATCGCGTGAAGAGCTCGAGCGAATGACGCAATTTGCTAGCGTTTCTGGCGCTTTAGCAGCTGCAACAAAAGGCGCTATGACTGCCCTGCCAACGAAAGAAGAAGTGGAAGAAATTTTATTGAAAGAATCGAAATAG